The Magnolia sinica isolate HGM2019 chromosome 10, MsV1, whole genome shotgun sequence genome includes a window with the following:
- the LOC131217132 gene encoding probable 1-deoxy-D-xylulose-5-phosphate synthase 2, chloroplastic, which yields MALSGVFTQIGILGLSTFTPENSLRKLDSTRKSLHNNKSKSYTFASAKDTNSDGGRAISSRKDGPQHHQKRPSLDFSGEKPLTPTLNTINYPIHMKNLSTKDLETLADELRLEIVYTVSKTGGHLSSSLGVVELTVALHHVFDTPNDKIIWDVGHQAYAHKILTGRRSRMHTIRQTSGLAGFPKRDESAYDAFGVGHSSTSISAGLGMAVGRDLLGKDNHVITVIGDGAMTAGQAYEAMNNAGYLDSNLIIILNDNRQVSLPTATVDGPAPPVGALSKALTRLQSSRKFRQLREVAKDITKTMGGQMHEVAAKVDEFARGMMAGPGASLFEELGLYYIGPVDGHNVEELVYILDKVKATPATGPVLIHIVTEKGKGYAPAEVAADKMHGVVKFDPKTGKQMKTKTPTLTYTQYFAQSLIAEAEIDDSIVAIHAAMGGGTGLNLFQKQFPDRCFDVGIAEQHAVTFAAGLATEGLKPFCAIYSSFLQRGYDQVVHDVDLQKLPVRFAMDRAGLVGADGPTHCGAFDTTFMACLPNMVVMAPSDETELMNMVATAVAIDDRPSCFRFPRGNGIGSLPPPNNKGTPLEVGKGRVVMEGSRVAILGFGTAVQNCVRAGQLLKEHGISATVADARFCKPLDIELIRRLAHEHEILITVEEGSIGGFGSHVSHFLGLNGLLDGNLKWRAMMLPDRYIDHGSPKDQIQEAGLTSGNIAATVLSLMGESKDALNLFL from the exons atgGCTCTCTCTGGCGTGTTCACGCAGATCGGTATCCTTGGGCTATCGACTTTTACACCGGAGAATTCGTTGCGGAAGCTCGACTCGACCCGCAAATCTCTTCACAATAACAAAAGCAAG TCCTACACCTTTGCATCTGCCAAGGACACCAATTCGGACGGCGGTAGAGCAATCTCATCAAGGAAAGATGGGCCCCAGCATCATCAGAAGCGTCCATCCCTTGATTTCTCGGGAGAAAAGCCTTTAACTCCAACTCTAAACACCATCAACTACCCAATTCACATGAAGAATCTCTCTACCAAA GACCTCGAGACATTGGCCGACGAGCTCCGGTTGGAGATTGTGTACACCGTATCGAAGACGGGTGGTCACCTGAGCTCAAGCCTCGGTGTGGTGGAGCTGACTGTGGCGTTACACCATGTATTCGACACGCCCAACGATAAGATCATATGGGATGTAGGCCACCAG GCTTACGCACATAAGATATTGACGGGAAGGAGGTCGAGAATGCATACGATCCGGCAGACATCAGGCCTAGCAGGCTTCCCTAAGAGGGATGAGAGCGCGTATGATGCATTTGGAGTTGGACATAGTTCTACAAGCATCTCAGCTGGGCTAG GAATGGCGGTCGGCCGGGACTTGTTGGGGAAGGATAatcatgtgatcacagtgatcgGTGATGGAGCCATGACGGCGGGCCAGGCATACGAGGCCATGAACAATGCAGGCTATCTTGATTCCAATCTTATCATCATCTTGAATGACAACAGGCAAGTTTCACTTCCAACCGCTACTGTAGATGGCCCGGCCCCACCCGTTGGGGCCCTCAGTAAGGCCCTCACAAGGCTCCAATCCAGCAGAAAGTTCAGGCAACTCCGAGAAGTCGCTAAG GACATTACCAAGACGATGGGAGGGCAGATGCATGAAGTAGCTGCGAAGGTCGACGAATTTGCACGCGGGATGATGGCTGGTCCCGGGGCGTCCCTGTTCGAAGAGCTGGGACTCTACTACATAGGGCCTGTTGATGGGCACAATGTGGAAGAGCTTGTGTACATCTTGGACAAGGTGAAGGCCACACCGGCGACGGGCCCGGTTCTCATACACATTGTCACAGAGAAGGGAAAAGGCTATGCCCCAGCTGAAGTGGCCGCTGATAAAATGCACG GTGTTGTGAAGTTTGATCCCAAAACGGGTAAGCAAATGAAGACCAAAACTCCTACTCTTACATACACTCAGTACTTTGCCCAGTCGTTGATCGCCGAAGCGGAGATAGATGATAGCATCGTAGCCATCCATGCAGCGATGGGTGGTGGGACAGGTCTTAATCTATTTCAGAAGCAATTTCCAGATCGGTGTTTCGACGTTGGGATCGCTGAGCAACATGCGGTGACATTCGCGGCGGGCCTCGCCACAGAGGGCCTCAAGCCTTTCTGTGCAATCTATTCTTCTTTCCTACAACGAGGCTATGATCAG GTGGTCCATGATGTAGATCTACAGAAGCTACCGGTGCGATTCGCCATGGACAGGGCCGGCCTGGTGGGCGCGGATGGTCCCACCCATTGCGGTGCATTTGACACCACCTTCATGGCATGCTTGCCCAACATGGTGGTCATGGCTCCTTCTGATGAGACCGAGCTCATGAACATGGTCGCTACGGCTGTGGCCATCGACGATCGGCCCAGTTGCTTCCGATTCCCTCGAGGGAACGGCATTGGATCGCTTCCCCCACCAAACAACAAGGGAACACCACTAGAG GTTGGAAAAGGAAGGGTGGTGATGGAAGGAAGTAGGGTGGCCATTTTGGGCTTTGGCACCGCAGTGCAGAATTGTGTACGTGCAGGTCAGCTTCTGAAAGAGCATGGCATTTCTGCAACCGTCGCTGATGCACGTTTCTGCAAGCCATTAGACATAGAGCTAATAAGGAGGCTGGCCCACGAGCATGAGATCCTGATCACCGTCGAAGAAGGATCGATCGGAGGGTTCGGATCACATGTCTCCCATTTCTTGGGCTTGAATGGGCTCTTAGATGGAAATCTCAAG TGGAGGGCTATGATGCTTCCAGACCGATACATCGATCATGGATCGCCGAAGGACCAGATCCAAGAGGCAGGCCTCACTTCCGGGAACATAGCGGCCACCGTATTATCTCTCATGGGCGAAAGCAAGGACGCTCTCAATCTGTTCCTTTGA